The following is a genomic window from Pirellulales bacterium.
TGATGACCAAGATTGACGGCCGCAGCAAGAGCGAGGCCGCCAAACAGCTCGACGAGTCGCTCAAACGGCTCGGGACCGACTGCATTGACCTGGTCCAGCATCACGAAGTTATCCGTTTCGAGGATCCGCATCGCGTCTTCGATCCGGAGGGGGCCAACGCCGCACTGCTCGCAGCCAAGCAGGCTGGCAAGCTCCGCTATATCGGCTTTACCGGCCATAAGGATCCGCGCATCCACTTGCACATGCTCGAGGTGGCCGACGAGCACGGTTTTCATTTCGACACGGTGCAGATGCCGCTGAACGTCATGGACGCACACTACCGCAGCTTCGGCACGCTCGTGCTGCCGCGGCTCGTCGAGAAGGGCATCGGCGTGCTGGGCATGAAGAGCATGGCCAACGGCATCATCCTGCGCTCGAAAGTGGTGAGCGCCATCGAGTGCCTGCACTACGCGCTGAACCTGCCCACCTCGGTCGTGATCACGGGCATCGACAGCATGCAGATTCTCGACCAGGCCTGCGAGGCCGCCCGCACGTTCCGTCCGCTGAGCGAAAGCGAGCTGCAAGCTCTTTTGGCCAAGACCGCACAGGCGGCGGCCGCCGGCGAATTCGAACCGTTCAAGACGACGTCGATCTTCGACAGCACCGCGATGAATCCCGCCTGGCTCGGCCCCGAGCCCGAGCGCGTGCAATCGCTCGTGCCTGCGGAATAAAGCCTACGGATTCCCCCGCTGTTATGGCCCTTTAAAGACCGTTCCGTCTTTCATCACGAAGACCACGCTGCGCATGATGTGGATGTCGTCGAGGGGATTGCCTTTCACGGCGACGATGTCGGCGATCTTTTTGGGCTCGATGGTGCCGAGGCGGTCTTCGATCTTCAGCAGGCGGGCGGCTTCCAGCGTGGCCGATTGCAGGGCTTTCATGGGCGGCATGCCGCCGGCTATCATCAGCTCGAACTCGCGGGCATTGTCGCCGTGGGGCGAG
Proteins encoded in this region:
- a CDS encoding aldo/keto reductase translates to MANSDIPYRRLGSTRENVSAIGVGGWHLGLKHVDEQLAIRIVRTAVDRGINFLDNSWDYNGGESEIRVGKALRDGYRNKVFLMTKIDGRSKSEAAKQLDESLKRLGTDCIDLVQHHEVIRFEDPHRVFDPEGANAALLAAKQAGKLRYIGFTGHKDPRIHLHMLEVADEHGFHFDTVQMPLNVMDAHYRSFGTLVLPRLVEKGIGVLGMKSMANGIILRSKVVSAIECLHYALNLPTSVVITGIDSMQILDQACEAARTFRPLSESELQALLAKTAQAAAAGEFEPFKTTSIFDSTAMNPAWLGPEPERVQSLVPAE